The Shewanella japonica genome has a window encoding:
- a CDS encoding ABC transporter substrate-binding protein — MRVNTERWNPLAFLCVLSFLVTACGELNVPSGIVYCSEGNPETFNPQLITSGTTIDASSHQLYNRLIEYNNDSSDYIPSLATDWRVSEDGLRYHFTLRENVQFQYNELFNPSRNMNADDVIFSFERIINIEHPYHLVSRTGYPFFQSIDFSTLVTDIEKVNDHEVIFHLAYKDASFLSNLATDFAVILSAEYAEQQLEAGTPENLDYFAIGTGPFYLAEYVKNDYIRFKRNQYYWGKNAEIDLLVFDITPKSEARLAKIITQDCQVSALPKANELKVISKHKHLEVSTKPGFNVAFWAFNTQKPPLDDVRVRQALAHAVDKQNILNVVYHDTAVAATGILPPASWAYSEIEDANDFDPEKAKYLLDEAGVTDLTFDIWAMPVVRIYNPNALKTAELIQADLANIGVKVNIVSYDWSVFTQKLISSDYDSVLIGWNADNTDPDNFFTPLLSCSALESNNNRSRWCSAELDNILAKAKETRVMSERKRLYRQAETLITKNVPMVNLAHAQKLLLKNTDVAVKNVNPYGGMSFSNVQLINEEKTR; from the coding sequence ATGCGTGTAAATACAGAACGCTGGAATCCATTAGCATTTCTCTGTGTACTATCTTTTTTAGTCACAGCTTGTGGTGAGCTTAATGTTCCGTCAGGGATAGTTTATTGCTCAGAAGGAAATCCAGAAACATTTAACCCGCAACTAATTACATCAGGCACGACGATTGATGCAAGTTCACATCAGCTATATAACCGCCTAATTGAATACAACAATGACTCTTCTGATTACATCCCATCTCTTGCCACTGACTGGCGCGTATCCGAAGATGGTTTACGTTATCACTTCACTTTACGTGAAAACGTACAGTTTCAATATAATGAACTGTTTAACCCGTCTCGCAACATGAATGCGGATGATGTCATTTTCTCTTTTGAGCGAATCATCAATATTGAACATCCCTACCATCTCGTCAGTCGTACCGGTTATCCTTTTTTCCAAAGTATCGACTTTTCCACCTTAGTGACTGACATTGAAAAAGTGAATGACCATGAAGTCATCTTTCACCTTGCCTATAAAGATGCCTCTTTTTTATCTAATCTTGCCACGGACTTTGCCGTAATTTTATCTGCTGAATATGCTGAGCAACAACTCGAGGCTGGCACCCCTGAAAATCTAGATTATTTTGCCATTGGCACTGGGCCGTTTTATTTAGCTGAATACGTCAAAAACGATTACATTCGCTTTAAACGCAATCAGTATTACTGGGGAAAAAATGCAGAAATAGATTTACTTGTATTTGATATTACTCCTAAAAGCGAAGCAAGATTAGCCAAAATTATTACTCAAGACTGCCAAGTCTCAGCCCTGCCTAAAGCCAATGAACTTAAAGTCATAAGCAAACATAAGCACCTAGAGGTCAGTACAAAACCGGGGTTTAATGTTGCATTTTGGGCATTTAACACCCAAAAGCCTCCTTTAGATGATGTCAGAGTTCGCCAGGCTTTAGCCCATGCTGTAGATAAACAGAATATCCTTAATGTGGTGTACCATGACACAGCTGTTGCCGCGACAGGTATTTTACCACCAGCATCCTGGGCTTATTCAGAAATTGAAGATGCTAATGATTTTGACCCAGAAAAAGCCAAATATTTATTGGATGAAGCAGGAGTAACGGACTTAACATTTGATATTTGGGCGATGCCAGTGGTGCGGATTTACAATCCTAATGCACTAAAAACAGCCGAGTTGATTCAAGCAGACCTTGCCAATATCGGTGTTAAAGTCAATATTGTCAGCTATGACTGGAGTGTATTTACTCAGAAGTTAATTTCCAGTGATTATGATTCCGTACTGATTGGCTGGAATGCCGATAATACTGATCCAGATAACTTTTTTACTCCTCTATTAAGTTGCAGCGCATTAGAATCGAACAATAACCGTTCTCGCTGGTGTTCTGCAGAACTAGATAATATATTAGCCAAAGCAAAAGAAACACGTGTAATGTCAGAGCGTAAGCGGCTTTATAGACAAGCTGAGACGTTAATCACCAAGAATGTTCCTATGGTAAATCTTGCTCATGCACAGAAGCTACTGCTTAAGAATACCGACGTTGCGGTTAAAAATGTCAACCCATACGGCGGAATGTCTTTCTCCAATGTGCAATTAATTAATGAGGAGAAAACTCGCTAA
- the pspF gene encoding phage shock protein operon transcriptional activator, whose protein sequence is MTRQFEQDNLIGQSNALLEVLEHVSKVAPLSKPVLIIGERGTGKELIAERLHYLSARWDQEFIKLNCSSLSESLLESELFGHESGAFTGAKGKHEGRFERADDGTLFLDELANTSGLIQEKLLRVIEYGEFERVGGSKTVQTNVRLICAANEDLPTLAENGEFRADLLDRLAFDVITLPPLRCRTEDIMPLAEYFAVSMARQLDLDFFGGFSPVAIEQLMSHRWPGNIRELKNVVERSVYRRGSEGDEIDHIILDPFASPYRPTKRVRTRERQLEPVAKPNMIDDAPTSSEQDTNVEPSTSNNNAANNKVTFPINFKEHTENYEVELLKSALSESQFNQKKTAELLGLSYHQLRGILKKYNLLEKA, encoded by the coding sequence GTGACTAGACAATTTGAGCAAGACAATCTTATCGGACAATCTAATGCTTTGTTAGAAGTTTTAGAACACGTGTCTAAAGTTGCCCCACTTTCTAAACCCGTATTAATCATCGGTGAACGTGGTACAGGTAAAGAGTTAATTGCCGAGCGATTACATTACCTATCTGCGCGCTGGGATCAAGAGTTCATTAAACTAAACTGTTCTTCTTTAAGTGAATCTTTATTAGAAAGTGAGTTGTTTGGCCATGAATCTGGTGCTTTTACTGGGGCTAAGGGTAAACATGAAGGCCGATTTGAACGTGCGGATGATGGTACGTTATTTTTAGATGAGCTTGCTAATACCTCTGGTCTTATTCAAGAAAAACTATTACGTGTAATTGAGTATGGTGAATTTGAACGTGTTGGTGGCAGTAAAACGGTACAAACCAATGTTCGTTTAATTTGTGCTGCAAATGAAGATTTACCAACCTTGGCGGAAAATGGTGAGTTTCGCGCAGATTTACTCGATAGACTGGCGTTTGACGTCATTACCTTACCTCCGCTTCGCTGTCGTACAGAAGATATTATGCCGTTAGCGGAATATTTTGCTGTCAGTATGGCAAGACAACTAGATTTAGACTTTTTTGGTGGTTTTAGTCCTGTGGCTATTGAACAACTAATGAGTCACCGATGGCCAGGTAATATTCGCGAGCTTAAAAACGTGGTCGAGCGAAGCGTTTATCGTCGTGGCTCAGAAGGGGATGAAATTGACCACATTATTTTAGATCCATTTGCTTCCCCTTACCGCCCGACAAAACGTGTTAGAACACGAGAACGTCAGCTAGAACCTGTCGCTAAGCCAAATATGATTGATGATGCACCAACATCATCTGAACAAGATACTAATGTGGAGCCTAGTACTTCAAACAATAATGCTGCAAACAATAAAGTAACCTTCCCGATTAACTTTAAGGAACACACAGAAAACTACGAAGTTGAATTATTAAAAAGTGCTCTTTCTGAAAGCCAATTTAATCAAAAGAAAACTGCTGAGTTACTAGGCTTAAGCTATCATCAACTACGTGGGATATTAAAAAAATATAATCTGTTGGAGAAGGCTTAA
- the pspA gene encoding phage shock protein PspA, with protein sequence MGIFSRFADIINSNISALLDKAEDPEKMVRLIIQEMEDTLVEVRSTSAKVLAEKKELLRRISRVQEQVIDWQAKAELALSKDREDLAKAALVEKQKTVTMLETLEMELQVVEEHIARLKQEVEQLQEKLNDARARQKTIIMRKQTASSRLEVKKQLDSSKIDDAMAKFENYERRVEGLESQVEAYDLGKKGNLADEFAALEAEDSVNEELEALKAKVKAKSAPKSKTKSDK encoded by the coding sequence ATGGGAATCTTCTCACGCTTTGCAGATATCATTAATTCAAACATCAGCGCTTTATTAGATAAAGCAGAAGATCCAGAAAAAATGGTACGACTGATTATTCAGGAAATGGAAGACACGCTGGTAGAGGTTCGTTCAACGTCTGCAAAAGTATTAGCAGAAAAGAAAGAATTACTCCGCCGTATTAGCCGAGTACAAGAACAAGTTATCGACTGGCAAGCAAAAGCAGAACTTGCTTTATCTAAAGATAGAGAAGACCTTGCGAAAGCGGCACTGGTTGAGAAACAAAAAACAGTGACCATGCTAGAAACACTTGAAATGGAGCTTCAAGTAGTTGAAGAGCATATTGCCCGTCTTAAGCAAGAAGTTGAACAACTTCAAGAGAAGCTTAATGATGCAAGAGCACGTCAAAAAACGATTATTATGCGCAAGCAAACTGCCTCTTCACGCCTAGAAGTGAAAAAGCAGCTTGATTCGAGCAAAATTGACGATGCGATGGCGAAGTTTGAAAACTACGAGCGCCGTGTAGAAGGCTTAGAGTCACAAGTAGAAGCTTATGACCTAGGTAAAAAAGGTAATCTGGCTGATGAATTCGCAGCATTAGAAGCTGAAGACTCTGTTAATGAAGAGCTTGAAGCGTTAAAAGCGAAAGTTAAAGCAAAGTCAGCGCCTAAATCAAAAACTAAATCAGACAAGTAA
- the pspB gene encoding envelope stress response membrane protein PspB: MDMDLLIAPIIIFLVIVAPIWLVLHYRSKRQVSQGLTEAEFTQLNDLIAQADKMGQRIETLEAILDTEAPEWRGKDEQS; encoded by the coding sequence ATGGATATGGATCTTCTTATTGCCCCAATTATCATTTTTTTAGTAATTGTGGCACCTATCTGGTTGGTTCTTCATTATCGCAGTAAGCGACAAGTGAGCCAGGGGCTCACTGAGGCGGAGTTTACTCAACTAAATGATTTAATTGCTCAAGCAGATAAAATGGGCCAGCGAATCGAAACATTGGAAGCTATTTTAGATACAGAAGCACCAGAATGGAGGGGAAAAGATGAGCAAAGCTAA
- the pspC gene encoding envelope stress response membrane protein PspC yields MSKANGRTLYRIPKTGKVSGVCAGIADYFNFETWLVRVLAISIFLLGGGGPVIVIYIALWMILDIKPEDTTHAKNHKDIGVKKKVWQAGEPAKRALHEVNSQFYALEIRLQRLERHVTSDNFDLKREINNL; encoded by the coding sequence ATGAGCAAAGCTAACGGTCGTACTTTATACCGTATTCCCAAAACTGGTAAGGTTTCAGGTGTATGTGCAGGGATTGCCGATTACTTTAACTTTGAAACCTGGTTAGTGCGTGTGTTGGCCATCTCAATATTCTTATTGGGTGGCGGAGGTCCGGTAATCGTCATATACATAGCACTATGGATGATTTTGGACATTAAACCAGAAGATACAACACATGCGAAAAACCACAAGGATATTGGAGTGAAAAAGAAGGTTTGGCAGGCTGGAGAACCCGCTAAACGAGCTTTACATGAAGTGAATAGTCAGTTTTATGCTTTAGAAATAAGACTGCAACGACTAGAACGCCATGTGACTTCTGATAATTTTGATTTGAAAAGAGAAATCAATAACTTGTAG
- a CDS encoding YcjX family protein, with the protein MSFIDRSISKISKKTQQIVHRSTDRHVRLAVTGLSGAGKTAFITGLVNQMLHAGSNVKNNPLPLWQVSRENRLIGIKRAMQPDLAIASFDYQGAINALTQSPAQWPASTRNISELRLAIKYRPRKGLLAKLTETATLYVDIVDYPGEWLLDLPMLKQSYSQWVESQIQVKSRLQHSEHFVDFEVALNALALTETADEHKLKQISDLYQKLLLDLVHQHGFYLAQPGRMLLPGEFADTPLLAFFPLINLSSDQLATLESAPENSYFQVLKNRYQEYVSVVVKPFYRDYFASFDRQLVLVDCFNGLNSGKAQFKDMGNALNSIVESFHFGQSSLLKRLFSPKIDKLLFAASKVDRVTRDQQGHVLNLLGDLLKHSQHFANYEGREVETMAISAIKATQHGMVTTASGEQEVVRGLDQGNKLLTIFPGEVPQTLPDDNFWHQQGFNFVSFNPPKITQSSISDPRFEHIRLDHLLQFLLGDKLQ; encoded by the coding sequence ATGAGCTTTATTGATCGTTCTATCAGTAAAATTTCTAAAAAGACCCAGCAAATTGTTCACCGAAGCACAGATAGGCATGTTCGTCTCGCTGTTACGGGATTATCTGGTGCAGGTAAAACAGCGTTTATTACTGGCTTAGTCAATCAAATGTTGCATGCGGGCAGTAATGTTAAAAATAACCCATTACCTTTATGGCAAGTGTCTCGAGAAAATAGGTTGATTGGTATTAAGCGAGCAATGCAGCCTGATCTTGCGATTGCTAGTTTTGATTATCAAGGAGCGATAAATGCGCTCACGCAATCACCAGCCCAGTGGCCTGCATCAACCAGAAATATCTCCGAGCTTAGGTTAGCGATTAAATATCGCCCAAGAAAAGGGTTACTTGCTAAGTTAACCGAAACCGCCACCTTATACGTGGATATTGTTGATTATCCTGGAGAGTGGCTGCTCGATTTACCTATGCTTAAGCAATCGTATTCGCAATGGGTAGAATCACAAATTCAAGTAAAGAGTCGTTTGCAACATTCTGAACATTTTGTAGATTTTGAAGTTGCGCTCAATGCTCTAGCGCTCACCGAGACAGCTGATGAGCATAAATTAAAGCAAATTTCTGATTTATATCAAAAACTATTACTTGATTTGGTTCATCAACATGGTTTTTATCTTGCGCAGCCTGGCCGTATGTTACTGCCAGGTGAGTTTGCTGACACTCCGCTGCTGGCATTTTTCCCATTGATTAATTTAAGCTCGGATCAATTAGCGACACTTGAATCTGCTCCGGAAAACAGCTATTTCCAAGTGTTAAAAAACCGATATCAAGAATATGTATCCGTTGTTGTAAAGCCATTTTATCGTGATTATTTTGCCAGCTTCGATCGTCAATTAGTGTTGGTGGATTGTTTTAATGGCTTAAACAGTGGTAAAGCTCAATTTAAAGATATGGGCAATGCGCTAAATAGTATTGTTGAAAGCTTTCATTTTGGTCAATCAAGCCTGCTGAAGCGGTTGTTTTCCCCTAAAATTGATAAGTTATTATTTGCTGCGAGTAAAGTGGATAGAGTGACACGTGATCAACAAGGTCATGTGCTTAACTTATTGGGTGACTTATTAAAACACAGCCAACATTTTGCCAATTATGAGGGCCGCGAAGTCGAAACTATGGCGATTAGTGCAATTAAAGCCACACAACATGGCATGGTCACAACAGCAAGTGGCGAGCAAGAAGTGGTTAGGGGATTGGATCAAGGCAATAAGCTGCTAACAATATTCCCAGGTGAAGTGCCGCAAACCCTACCAGATGATAATTTTTGGCACCAGCAAGGGTTTAACTTTGTGTCATTTAATCCACCTAAAATTACTCAGTCATCAATCTCAGACCCGCGTTTTGAGCATATTCGTTTAGATCACTTGCTGCAGTTTTTACTTGGGGACAAATTACAATAA